One Amycolatopsis thermophila DNA segment encodes these proteins:
- the gatB gene encoding Asp-tRNA(Asn)/Glu-tRNA(Gln) amidotransferase subunit GatB yields the protein MTAVAEVMDYAEVVERFDPVLGLEVHVELNTRTKMFCGCANEFGGEPNTHVCPTCLGLPGALPVLNGKAVEGAIRIGLALNCEIAEWCRFARKNYFYPDMPKNFQTSQYDEPIAFNGYLDVTLDDGEVVRVEIERAHMEEDTGKSLHVGGATGRIHGAEHSLLDYNRAGVPLIEIVTKPIAGMGERAPEVARAYVTALRDLLRALDVSDVRMDQGSLRCDANVSLMPKGASEFGTRTETKNVNSFRSVERAVRYEMTRQAAVLVSGGTVVQETRHFQEADGTTSSGRTKETAEDYRYFPEPDLVPIAPSREWVEELRGTLPEMPAARRKRIQTEWNLSAEELRDLFNSGAVELVEATVAEGAKPNEARSWWVNFLAQEANAREVELTALPITPAQVARVAALVESGELTNKLAREVVKGVLAGEGEPDEVVEKRGLKVVSDDSALLAAVDEALAAQPDIADKIRGGKVQAAGAIVGAVMKATKGQADAKRVRELIIERVGA from the coding sequence GTGACCGCCGTTGCCGAAGTGATGGACTACGCCGAGGTCGTCGAGCGGTTCGACCCGGTGCTCGGGCTCGAGGTCCACGTCGAGCTCAACACCAGGACGAAGATGTTCTGCGGCTGCGCGAACGAGTTCGGCGGCGAGCCCAACACCCACGTGTGCCCGACGTGCCTGGGCCTGCCCGGCGCGCTGCCGGTGCTCAACGGCAAGGCCGTCGAGGGCGCGATCCGCATCGGCCTGGCGCTGAACTGCGAGATCGCCGAGTGGTGCCGGTTCGCCCGGAAGAACTACTTCTACCCGGACATGCCGAAGAACTTCCAGACCTCCCAGTACGACGAGCCGATCGCGTTCAACGGCTACCTCGACGTGACGCTGGACGACGGCGAGGTCGTGCGCGTGGAGATCGAGCGCGCGCACATGGAGGAGGACACCGGCAAGTCGCTGCACGTGGGCGGCGCGACCGGGCGGATCCACGGCGCCGAGCACTCGCTGCTCGACTACAACCGCGCGGGCGTGCCGCTGATCGAGATCGTCACCAAGCCGATCGCCGGCATGGGGGAGCGGGCGCCGGAGGTGGCGCGTGCGTACGTGACGGCGCTGCGCGACCTGCTGCGCGCGCTGGACGTGTCCGACGTGCGGATGGACCAGGGCTCGCTGCGGTGCGACGCCAACGTGTCGCTGATGCCCAAGGGCGCGAGCGAGTTCGGCACCCGCACCGAGACGAAGAACGTCAACTCCTTCCGCAGCGTCGAGCGCGCCGTGCGGTACGAGATGACGCGGCAGGCCGCGGTGCTGGTGTCCGGCGGCACCGTGGTGCAGGAGACGCGGCACTTCCAGGAGGCCGACGGCACCACGTCGTCCGGCCGCACCAAGGAGACCGCGGAGGACTACCGGTACTTCCCGGAACCCGACCTGGTCCCGATCGCGCCGTCGCGCGAGTGGGTGGAGGAGCTGCGCGGGACGCTGCCGGAGATGCCGGCCGCGCGCCGCAAGCGCATCCAGACCGAGTGGAACCTCTCCGCCGAGGAGCTGCGCGACCTGTTCAACTCCGGCGCGGTCGAGCTGGTCGAGGCGACCGTGGCCGAGGGCGCGAAGCCGAACGAGGCACGCAGCTGGTGGGTCAACTTCCTGGCCCAGGAGGCCAACGCGCGCGAGGTCGAGCTGACCGCGCTCCCGATCACCCCGGCGCAGGTCGCGCGGGTGGCCGCCCTGGTCGAGTCGGGCGAGCTGACCAACAAGCTCGCGCGCGAGGTGGTCAAGGGCGTGCTGGCCGGCGAGGGCGAGCCGGACGAGGTCGTCGAGAAGCGCGGCCTGAAGGTCGTGTCGGACGACTCCGCGCTGCTCGCCGCGGTGGACGAGGCGCTGGCCGCGCAGCCGGACATCGCGGACAAGATCCGTGGCGGGAAGGTCCAGGCCGCGGGCGCGATCGTCGGCGCGGTCATGAAGGCGACCAAGGGCCAGGCCGACGCCAAGCGCGTGCGCGAGCTGATCATCGAGCGGGTGGGCGCCTAG
- a CDS encoding 2-hydroxyacid dehydrogenase: protein MPVTVLVPDEDGLLALGELAGVRPVRYSWREPLPPEAAEAEVLVPGAHRPEERGALLGALPNLKLIQLLSAGAENWIGTVPDGVLLSTCRGAHGGSTAEWVMAVLLSIYRELPGFAADQSAHRWNLHATDTLQDKRVLVVGAGDLGRHLKRRLTAFDARVTMVGVSARDGVHPVDELPGLLGGHDVVALMVPLTSRTRGMVDAKFLAAMPDGAILVNAARGPVVDTDALVAELTSGRLRAALDVTDPEPLPPGHPLWTAPNLVLTPHVAGTVSGSKRRSYAVVAAEIARYAGGELPNNLVHGEY from the coding sequence ATGCCCGTCACGGTTCTGGTTCCCGACGAAGACGGCCTGCTCGCGCTGGGTGAGCTCGCCGGTGTGCGCCCCGTCCGCTACAGCTGGCGCGAGCCGCTGCCGCCGGAAGCGGCCGAGGCGGAGGTGCTGGTCCCCGGCGCGCACCGGCCCGAGGAACGCGGCGCGCTGCTGGGCGCGTTGCCCAACCTGAAGCTGATCCAGCTGCTGTCGGCGGGCGCGGAGAACTGGATCGGCACCGTGCCCGACGGCGTGCTGCTGTCCACCTGCCGCGGCGCCCACGGCGGCAGCACGGCCGAATGGGTGATGGCGGTCCTGCTGTCGATCTACCGGGAACTGCCGGGCTTCGCCGCCGACCAGTCCGCGCACCGCTGGAACCTGCACGCCACCGACACGCTGCAGGACAAGCGGGTGCTCGTCGTCGGCGCCGGCGACCTGGGGCGGCATCTCAAGCGCCGCCTGACCGCGTTCGACGCGCGCGTGACGATGGTGGGGGTGAGCGCCCGGGACGGCGTGCACCCCGTGGACGAACTGCCCGGCCTGCTGGGCGGGCACGACGTCGTCGCGCTGATGGTGCCGCTGACCTCCCGCACGCGCGGCATGGTGGACGCGAAGTTCCTGGCCGCCATGCCCGACGGTGCGATCCTGGTCAACGCCGCCCGCGGCCCCGTGGTCGACACGGACGCGCTGGTGGCGGAGCTGACCAGCGGCAGGCTGCGGGCCGCGCTGGACGTCACCGACCCCGAACCGCTGCCACCCGGGCATCCACTGTGGACGGCGCCGAACCTGGTGCTGACGCCGCACGTGGCGGGCACCGTGTCGGGCAGCAAGCGCCGCTCCTACGCGGTGGTCGCGGCCGAGATCGCCCGGTACGCCGGCGGCGAGCTGCCCAACAACCTGGTGCACGGGGAGTACTGA
- the gatC gene encoding Asp-tRNA(Asn)/Glu-tRNA(Gln) amidotransferase subunit GatC — protein MPNISRDEVAHLAKLARLAVTDEELNVFAGQLDQILDAVAKVSAVAADDVPPTSHAVPLTNVFREDVVRPGLTQQQALAGAPAAEEGRFRVPRILGEEQ, from the coding sequence GTGCCCAACATTTCCCGCGACGAGGTCGCGCACCTGGCCAAGCTCGCCAGGCTCGCCGTCACCGACGAGGAGCTGAACGTTTTCGCAGGTCAGCTCGACCAGATCCTGGACGCGGTGGCCAAGGTCAGCGCGGTCGCCGCCGACGACGTACCGCCGACCTCGCACGCCGTGCCGCTCACGAACGTCTTCCGCGAGGACGTGGTCCGGCCCGGGCTGACCCAGCAGCAGGCGCTGGCCGGTGCGCCGGCCGCCGAGGAGGGCCGCTTCCGGGTGCCGCGGATCCTGGGGGAGGAACAGTGA
- the ilvD gene encoding dihydroxy-acid dehydratase — MPALRSRTTTHGRNAAGARSLWRATGLTDGDFGKPIVAIANSYTQFVPGHVHLKDLGDIVAQAIREAGGVAREFHTIAVDDGIAMGHSGMLYSLPSREIIADSVEYMVNAHQADALVCISNCDKITPGMLNAAMRLNIPVVFVSGGPMEAGKAVVVDGVAHAPTDLITTISASANAAVDEDGLSIVERSACPTCGSCSGMFTANSMNCLTEALGLSLPGNGSTLATHAARRKLFSDAGRTVMELCRRWYGEDDDSVLPRSIANRKAFENAMALDMAMGGSTNTVLHILAAAQEGEIDFTISDIDAIGRRVPCLSKVAPNSDYHMEDVHRAGGIPAILGELNRAGLLNTDVRAVHSPSLEEWLSTWDIRGGSASAEAIELFHAAPGGVRTTEAFSTSNRWSSLDTDAAGGCIRDLEHAYTKDGGLAVLRGNLAENGAVIKSAGVEEALWRFQGPARVVESQEEAVSVILGKKIQPGEVLVVRYEGPAGGPGMQEMLHPTAFLKGAGLGKKCALITDGRFSGGSSGISVGHISPEAASGGTIGLVHDGDQILIDVHERKLELLVDADVLAERRAKMDASERPWQPAERQRPVTAALRAYARMATSADTGAVRDPNK; from the coding sequence ATGCCTGCTCTGCGCTCCCGAACAACCACCCATGGCCGCAACGCCGCGGGTGCCCGGTCCCTCTGGCGGGCCACCGGGCTGACCGACGGCGACTTCGGCAAGCCGATCGTCGCGATCGCCAACTCCTACACCCAGTTCGTGCCCGGGCACGTACACCTCAAGGACCTCGGCGACATCGTGGCCCAGGCGATCCGCGAGGCCGGTGGCGTGGCGCGCGAGTTCCACACGATCGCGGTGGACGACGGCATCGCCATGGGGCACAGCGGCATGCTCTACTCGCTGCCGTCGCGCGAGATCATCGCCGACTCGGTCGAGTACATGGTCAACGCGCACCAGGCCGACGCGCTCGTGTGCATCTCCAACTGCGACAAGATCACGCCGGGCATGCTCAACGCCGCGATGCGGCTGAACATCCCGGTGGTGTTCGTCTCCGGCGGACCGATGGAGGCCGGCAAGGCGGTCGTCGTCGACGGCGTCGCGCACGCCCCGACCGACCTGATCACCACGATCTCGGCGTCGGCGAACGCGGCCGTCGACGAGGACGGCTTGTCCATTGTGGAGCGCTCCGCGTGCCCCACGTGCGGGTCGTGCTCGGGCATGTTCACCGCGAACTCGATGAACTGCCTCACCGAGGCGCTGGGCCTGTCGCTGCCGGGCAACGGCTCCACGCTGGCCACGCACGCCGCGCGCCGGAAGCTGTTCTCCGACGCCGGCCGCACCGTGATGGAGCTGTGCCGGCGCTGGTACGGCGAGGACGACGACAGCGTGCTGCCGCGCTCGATCGCCAACCGCAAGGCGTTCGAGAACGCGATGGCGCTGGACATGGCGATGGGCGGCTCGACCAACACGGTGCTGCACATCCTCGCCGCGGCGCAGGAGGGCGAGATCGACTTCACGATCTCCGACATCGACGCCATCGGCCGCCGCGTGCCGTGCCTGTCGAAGGTCGCGCCGAACTCCGACTACCACATGGAGGACGTGCACCGCGCCGGCGGCATCCCCGCGATCCTCGGCGAGCTGAACCGGGCCGGGCTGCTCAACACCGACGTGCGCGCGGTGCACTCGCCCTCGCTCGAGGAGTGGCTGTCCACGTGGGACATCCGCGGCGGTTCGGCGTCGGCCGAGGCGATCGAGCTGTTCCACGCCGCGCCCGGCGGGGTCCGCACCACGGAGGCGTTCTCGACGTCGAACCGGTGGAGCTCGCTCGACACGGACGCGGCGGGTGGCTGCATCCGCGACCTCGAGCACGCCTACACCAAGGACGGCGGGCTCGCGGTGCTGCGCGGCAACCTGGCCGAGAACGGTGCCGTGATCAAGTCCGCGGGCGTGGAGGAGGCGCTGTGGCGGTTCCAGGGTCCGGCGCGCGTGGTCGAGAGCCAGGAGGAGGCCGTGTCGGTCATCCTCGGCAAGAAGATCCAGCCCGGTGAGGTGCTCGTGGTGCGCTACGAGGGTCCGGCCGGCGGACCGGGCATGCAGGAGATGCTGCACCCGACGGCGTTCCTGAAGGGCGCCGGACTGGGCAAGAAGTGCGCGCTGATCACCGACGGCCGGTTCTCCGGCGGGTCGTCGGGCATCTCGGTCGGGCACATCTCGCCGGAAGCGGCGTCAGGCGGCACGATCGGCCTGGTGCACGACGGCGACCAGATCCTGATCGACGTGCACGAGCGCAAGCTGGAGCTGCTGGTGGACGCCGACGTGCTGGCCGAGCGCCGCGCCAAGATGGACGCCTCGGAACGCCCGTGGCAGCCGGCCGAGCGGCAGCGACCGGTCACCGCCGCGCTGCGGGCCTACGCCCGGATGGCCACCTCGGCCGACACGGGCGCGGTGCGCGACCCGAACAAGTAA
- the gatA gene encoding Asp-tRNA(Asn)/Glu-tRNA(Gln) amidotransferase subunit GatA, whose product MTDLTRLSAAELADKIHAREVSSEEVTQAHLDRIGEVDGAVHAFLNVDAEGALAAARAVDTALAGGQAPASPIAGVPLALKDVLATKGLATTCGSKTLENWVPPYDATVTRKLREAGVPILGKTNMDEFAMGSSTENSAFGPTRNPWDHTRIPGGSGGGSSASLAAFEAPLAIGTDTGGSIRQPGAVTGTVGVKPTYGGVSRYGLVAFSSSLDQAGPCARTVLDAALLHEVIAGHDPLDSTSIDAPVPPVVAAAREGLRGDLTGVKVGVVTEFSGEGYQAGVQRSFEAAVDQLRALGAEVVEVSCPNFVYALPAYYLIAPSEASSNLARFDAMRYGLRVADDGTHSAEEVMSLTREAGFGPEVKRRIMLGTYALSSGYYDAYYGSAQKVRTLITRDFEAAFAQVDVLVSPTTPTTAFKIGERVDDPMAMYLADLCTIPANLAGNAAMSVPSGLSDEDGLPVGLQIMAPALADDRLYRVGAAYEVARGSIIDRVPELKGVSA is encoded by the coding sequence GTGACCGACCTAACACGCCTGTCCGCCGCCGAGCTCGCGGACAAGATCCACGCCCGCGAGGTGTCGTCGGAGGAGGTCACGCAGGCCCACCTGGACCGCATCGGCGAGGTCGACGGGGCCGTGCACGCCTTCCTCAACGTCGACGCCGAGGGCGCGCTGGCCGCGGCCCGCGCGGTCGACACCGCCCTGGCCGGGGGGCAGGCCCCGGCCTCGCCGATCGCCGGTGTGCCGCTCGCGCTCAAGGACGTGCTCGCCACCAAGGGCCTGGCCACCACGTGCGGGTCGAAGACCCTGGAGAACTGGGTTCCGCCGTACGACGCGACGGTGACGCGCAAGCTGCGCGAGGCGGGCGTGCCGATCCTGGGCAAGACCAACATGGACGAGTTCGCGATGGGCTCCTCCACCGAGAACTCGGCGTTCGGCCCGACGCGCAACCCGTGGGACCACACCCGCATCCCGGGGGGCTCCGGCGGTGGTTCGTCCGCGTCGCTGGCCGCCTTCGAGGCGCCGCTGGCGATCGGCACCGACACCGGCGGCTCGATCCGCCAGCCCGGCGCGGTCACCGGCACGGTCGGCGTGAAGCCGACCTACGGCGGGGTGTCGCGGTACGGGCTGGTCGCCTTCTCGTCGTCGCTGGACCAGGCCGGGCCGTGCGCCCGCACCGTGCTGGACGCGGCGCTGCTGCACGAGGTCATCGCCGGTCACGACCCGCTCGACTCGACCTCGATCGACGCCCCGGTGCCGCCGGTGGTCGCCGCGGCGCGCGAGGGCCTGCGCGGTGACCTCACGGGCGTCAAGGTCGGCGTCGTCACGGAGTTCAGCGGCGAGGGCTACCAGGCCGGCGTGCAGCGCTCGTTCGAAGCGGCGGTCGACCAGCTGCGCGCGCTGGGCGCCGAGGTCGTCGAGGTGTCCTGCCCGAACTTCGTCTACGCCCTGCCGGCGTACTACCTGATCGCGCCGAGCGAGGCGTCCTCGAACCTGGCCCGCTTCGACGCGATGCGCTACGGGCTGCGGGTCGCCGACGACGGCACGCACAGCGCCGAAGAGGTCATGTCGCTGACCCGCGAGGCGGGCTTCGGGCCCGAGGTCAAGCGCCGCATCATGCTCGGCACGTATGCGCTGTCGTCGGGTTACTACGACGCCTACTACGGCTCGGCGCAGAAGGTGCGGACCCTGATCACGCGTGACTTCGAGGCCGCGTTCGCGCAGGTCGACGTGCTGGTCTCGCCGACCACCCCGACCACGGCGTTCAAGATCGGCGAGCGGGTCGACGACCCGATGGCCATGTACCTCGCCGACCTGTGCACGATCCCGGCGAACCTGGCGGGCAACGCCGCGATGAGCGTGCCCAGTGGACTGTCCGATGAGGACGGTCTGCCGGTCGGCCTGCAGATCATGGCACCGGCGCTGGCCGACGACCGGCTCTACCGGGTCGGCGCCGCCTACGAGGTCGCGCGCGGCTCGATCATCGACCGGGTTCCGGAGCTGAAGGGAGTCTCGGCGTGA
- a CDS encoding PQQ-dependent sugar dehydrogenase: protein MRVGKGKAPRRPLWLLAACGLLLTGCAQFDDRAANQTFEPAPELTAPAGPQPELPEVDGDEGKSRTSAPQTSIPPPRGCTDYDQSVIATCLDTVSAVAALPNSGAAPSGLAAERRTGRVVQVAAGSAPSEVTRLDVSPAGDGGLTGLALSPTFAEDQLMFAYVTTATDNRVVRFTRGQPAKAILTGIPKGATGNRGAIMTDGRGALLVATGDAGDPSAAADPGSLAGKVLRIDTAGNPAAGNPTPGSRVYASGVHSPGGLCKATDGSRTWITDRGPAVDALYSIAPGASLAVPTWTWPDKPAVAGCADSGTAVVIATSVGASLQELPITLDGSVGGKPKALMDGKNGTAYGRYGGLDQIDAQFALVGTVNKDGGQPISSDDRVVLISLQATPNGGSGKD, encoded by the coding sequence GTGCGTGTCGGGAAGGGGAAGGCGCCGCGGCGGCCGCTGTGGCTGCTCGCCGCGTGCGGGTTGCTGCTGACCGGCTGCGCGCAGTTCGACGACCGGGCCGCGAACCAGACGTTCGAACCGGCGCCCGAGCTGACCGCCCCGGCCGGGCCGCAGCCCGAACTGCCCGAGGTCGACGGCGACGAGGGCAAGTCGCGCACCAGCGCGCCCCAGACGTCGATCCCGCCGCCGCGGGGCTGCACCGACTACGACCAGTCGGTGATCGCGACGTGCCTCGACACCGTGTCCGCGGTCGCCGCGCTGCCGAACTCCGGGGCCGCGCCGAGCGGGCTCGCCGCCGAGCGCCGCACGGGTCGGGTCGTGCAGGTCGCCGCCGGTTCCGCGCCGTCCGAGGTCACCCGGCTCGACGTGAGCCCGGCCGGTGACGGCGGCCTGACCGGTCTCGCCCTGTCCCCGACGTTCGCCGAGGACCAGCTGATGTTCGCGTACGTCACCACGGCGACGGACAACCGCGTCGTCCGGTTCACGCGCGGCCAGCCGGCGAAGGCGATCCTGACGGGCATCCCGAAGGGCGCGACGGGCAACCGCGGCGCCATCATGACCGACGGGCGGGGCGCCCTGCTGGTCGCGACGGGCGACGCGGGCGACCCGTCGGCGGCGGCGGACCCGGGCTCGCTCGCCGGGAAGGTCCTGCGCATCGACACGGCCGGCAACCCCGCCGCTGGAAACCCGACGCCCGGTTCGCGGGTGTACGCGAGCGGGGTGCACTCCCCCGGCGGTCTCTGCAAGGCGACGGACGGTTCGCGCACGTGGATCACCGACCGCGGCCCGGCGGTCGATGCGCTGTACTCCATCGCCCCCGGCGCGTCATTGGCCGTGCCGACGTGGACGTGGCCGGACAAGCCTGCGGTGGCGGGCTGCGCGGACAGCGGCACGGCGGTCGTCATCGCCACCTCGGTGGGCGCCAGCCTGCAGGAGCTGCCCATCACGCTGGACGGTTCGGTCGGCGGCAAGCCGAAGGCGCTGATGGACGGCAAGAACGGCACCGCGTACGGCCGCTACGGTGGCCTCGACCAGATCGACGCCCAGTTCGCGCTCGTGGGCACCGTCAACAAGGACGGCGGACAACCCATCTCCAGCGACGATCGGGTCGTGCTGATCTCACTGCAGGCCACCCCCAACGGCGGCAGCGGCAAGGACTGA
- a CDS encoding PH domain-containing protein, with amino-acid sequence MAENQQEGRKAIFRVPLITLLFVVFLAVCMIPAAFADVPGLWVMYVIPIGMAVYVLRTRTIASTRGLSVRTVFGHREMPWSSLKGLTISKKAKVSAVLADGSEVALPTVRTRHLPVISLVSEGRMEDPSGLTDDMDADGGDSAGEAPAKPGPADAGDPGPAKPGEDAN; translated from the coding sequence GTGGCCGAAAACCAGCAGGAGGGCCGGAAGGCGATCTTCCGCGTCCCGCTGATCACCTTGCTCTTCGTCGTGTTCCTGGCGGTGTGCATGATCCCCGCCGCCTTCGCCGACGTGCCCGGGCTGTGGGTCATGTACGTCATCCCGATCGGGATGGCCGTCTACGTCCTGCGCACCCGCACGATCGCCTCCACGCGGGGGCTGAGCGTGCGCACGGTGTTCGGCCACCGCGAGATGCCGTGGTCGTCGCTGAAGGGGCTGACGATCAGCAAGAAGGCCAAGGTCTCGGCCGTGCTGGCCGACGGCAGCGAGGTCGCGCTGCCGACCGTCCGCACCCGGCACCTGCCGGTGATCTCCCTGGTGAGCGAGGGCCGCATGGAGGACCCGAGCGGCCTGACCGACGACATGGACGCCGACGGTGGGGACAGCGCGGGGGAAGCACCGGCGAAGCCCGGCCCCGCGGACGCGGGCGACCCCGGTCCGGCGAAGCCCGGCGAAGACGCGAACTGA
- a CDS encoding acetolactate synthase large subunit, translated as MTSATSRSDTKPGGTPAAASPAQLGNRPKPAPPAGTPVRVTGAQSLVRSLEAMGVEVVFGIPGGTILPAYDPLLDSTKVRHVLVRHEQGAGHAATGYAQATGKVGVCMATSGPGATNLVTPLADANMDSVPVVAITGQQTRPLIGTDAFQEADICGITMPITKHNFLVTDPADIPRTIAEAFHLASTGRPGPVLVDIPKDVLQEQTSFSWPPEMHLPGYRPTLRPHGKQVREAARLIAQARRPVLYVGGGVIKAQASAQLKELAELTGIPVVTTLMARGAFPDSHPQHLGMPGMHGSVAAVAAMQRADLLVALGARFDDRVTGQLSSFAPEAKVVHADIDPAEISKNRKADVPIVGDCAEIITELIDAVKAETDRIGEPDLKPWWTQVDSWRQTFPAGYEWPTDGTLSPQYVIERIGQIVGPDAVYAAGVGQHQMWAAQFIKYENPRTWLNSGGLGTMGYAVPAAMGAKFGVPDKQVWAIDGDGCFQMTNQELATCAIEGAPIKVAVINNGNLGMVRQWQNLFYAERYSNTDLGTHKHRIPDFTLLAEALGCAGLRCETKDEVDDVIRRAMEINDRPVVIDFVVGKDAQVWPMVAAGTGNDEIMAARGIRPLFEDDEVSQ; from the coding sequence ATGACAAGCGCCACGTCGCGATCGGACACGAAACCCGGAGGAACTCCGGCCGCCGCGTCGCCCGCCCAGCTCGGCAACCGCCCCAAGCCCGCCCCGCCCGCCGGCACGCCGGTCCGGGTGACCGGGGCGCAGTCGCTGGTGCGGTCGCTCGAGGCGATGGGCGTCGAGGTGGTCTTCGGCATCCCGGGCGGCACGATCCTTCCGGCGTACGACCCGCTTCTGGACTCGACGAAGGTGCGGCACGTGCTGGTCCGGCACGAGCAGGGCGCCGGGCACGCCGCCACCGGGTACGCGCAGGCCACCGGCAAGGTCGGGGTCTGCATGGCGACCTCGGGCCCCGGCGCGACGAACCTGGTCACGCCGCTGGCGGACGCGAACATGGACTCGGTGCCGGTCGTCGCGATCACCGGGCAGCAGACCCGTCCGCTGATCGGCACGGACGCCTTCCAGGAAGCCGACATCTGCGGCATCACCATGCCGATCACGAAGCACAACTTCCTCGTCACGGATCCGGCGGACATCCCGCGCACGATCGCCGAGGCGTTCCACCTGGCCTCCACCGGCCGTCCCGGCCCGGTCCTGGTCGACATCCCGAAGGACGTGCTGCAGGAGCAGACCTCGTTCTCCTGGCCGCCGGAGATGCACCTGCCGGGCTACCGGCCGACGCTGCGCCCGCACGGCAAGCAGGTCCGGGAGGCTGCGCGGCTGATCGCCCAGGCCCGCCGCCCGGTCCTCTACGTCGGTGGTGGCGTGATCAAGGCCCAGGCGTCGGCGCAGCTGAAGGAACTGGCCGAGCTGACCGGCATCCCGGTGGTCACCACGCTGATGGCCCGCGGCGCGTTCCCCGATTCCCACCCCCAGCACCTGGGCATGCCGGGCATGCACGGGTCGGTCGCCGCGGTCGCCGCGATGCAGCGCGCCGATCTGCTGGTGGCACTGGGCGCTCGCTTCGACGACCGGGTCACCGGCCAGCTGTCGTCGTTCGCGCCCGAGGCCAAGGTCGTCCACGCCGACATCGACCCGGCCGAGATCTCCAAGAACCGCAAGGCCGACGTGCCGATCGTGGGGGACTGCGCCGAGATCATCACCGAGCTGATCGACGCGGTGAAGGCCGAGACCGACCGCATCGGCGAGCCCGACCTCAAGCCGTGGTGGACGCAGGTCGACTCGTGGCGCCAGACCTTCCCGGCCGGTTACGAGTGGCCCACCGACGGCACGCTGTCGCCGCAGTACGTCATCGAGCGCATCGGCCAGATCGTCGGCCCGGACGCCGTCTACGCCGCGGGCGTGGGCCAGCACCAGATGTGGGCCGCGCAGTTCATCAAGTACGAGAACCCGCGCACCTGGCTCAACTCCGGCGGCCTGGGCACCATGGGCTACGCCGTCCCGGCCGCGATGGGCGCCAAGTTCGGCGTGCCGGACAAGCAGGTGTGGGCCATCGACGGCGACGGCTGTTTCCAGATGACCAACCAGGAGCTGGCCACCTGCGCCATCGAGGGCGCCCCGATCAAGGTCGCCGTCATCAACAACGGCAACCTCGGCATGGTCCGGCAGTGGCAGAACCTCTTCTACGCCGAGCGGTACTCCAACACCGACCTGGGTACGCACAAGCACCGCATCCCGGACTTCACCTTGCTGGCCGAGGCGCTGGGCTGCGCGGGGCTGCGCTGCGAGACCAAGGACGAGGTCGACGACGTCATCCGCCGCGCGATGGAGATCAACGACCGGCCCGTCGTGATCGACTTCGTGGTCGGCAAGGACGCCCAGGTGTGGCCCATGGTGGCCGCGGGCACCGGCAACGACGAGATCATGGCCGCACGCGGCATCCGCCCGCTGTTCGAAGACGACGAGGTTTCGCAGTGA
- a CDS encoding DoxX family protein, with protein sequence MASPQDDSPTQNLFTESAYYQPTDTGGSTSMLSDVEDRPSPPVNRYHGGLDFGLLVLRLVLGAIMGAHGLQKVFGLFHGPGIDGTARMLESMGYTAQPTLLAWITGLSELIGAVLIVLGLFTQIGAAALLGVTANAVYVQWGGGLFEPHGFEFELLLAAVAFTLLFTGSGRIALDVNTPWRRRPVPFGFFFLLIAAAAAVVVIVLAR encoded by the coding sequence GTGGCCAGCCCTCAGGACGATTCGCCGACGCAGAACCTGTTCACGGAGTCCGCCTACTACCAGCCGACCGACACCGGTGGCAGCACCAGCATGCTCTCCGACGTCGAGGACCGGCCGTCGCCGCCGGTGAACCGGTACCACGGCGGGCTCGACTTCGGCCTGCTCGTGCTGCGGCTCGTGCTCGGGGCGATCATGGGCGCGCACGGGCTGCAGAAGGTGTTCGGGCTGTTCCACGGTCCCGGGATCGACGGCACGGCGCGGATGCTGGAGTCGATGGGCTACACCGCCCAGCCGACGCTGCTCGCGTGGATCACCGGACTGAGCGAACTGATCGGCGCCGTGCTGATCGTGCTGGGGCTGTTCACCCAGATCGGGGCCGCCGCGCTGCTCGGCGTCACCGCGAACGCGGTGTACGTCCAGTGGGGCGGCGGGTTGTTCGAACCGCACGGCTTCGAGTTCGAGCTGCTGCTGGCGGCCGTGGCGTTCACCCTGCTGTTCACCGGGTCCGGCCGGATCGCCCTGGACGTCAACACCCCCTGGCGACGCCGTCCGGTGCCGTTCGGGTTCTTCTTCCTACTGATCGCCGCCGCGGCCGCGGTGGTGGTGATCGTGCTGGCCCGCTGA